A segment of the Paraburkholderia fungorum genome:
GCGTTCGCGATGATGGTGCCGTAAATGTGGTTGATCTCAGGAATGTGCGGATGCTCGACCGGAAACGCCAGATTGGCCGCCGCCTTCACCTCCGCCCCAAAGCGGATCAGTTCCTCCACCGACGACTCGCGCACTTCGAGCCCGTGCGGCTCGCCATCGGTATAGAAGTAGAACGCGCCGCCGAACGCGATGTCGCCGGTTACCTTGCCGAACGACGGCGTGTCGACGGTCACGTCCCGCTTCCAGATGAACGACGGAACGTTGACGAAGCGCACGTTGCCGGCGTGCTCGCCGTCCCACTGCACGAACGCTTCGATGAACCCGCACGGCGCGTCGATCCCGATGCGCGTCTCGGGAACCTCGCGCTGCACCCATCCCAACTCGACGGCCGCAGTCGACAGCGCGATCACACCGTGGCCGCAGTGATCGCTATAGCCCTCGTTATGCAGAAAGATGATGCCGAAATCGGCGTTCGGGCTGACCGGCTCGGTCAGATAGCCGCCGTACATGTCCGCGTGGCCGCGCGGTTCGAACATCAGCGCGCGGCGGATGTCGTCGGCGTTCTCTCTCAGCCACGCGCGCCGCTTGACGATCGTGTCGCCCGGCAGCCTCGGCAAACCGCTCGTGACGATGCGGAACGCTTCGCCGCCGGTGTGAACTTCAACAGTCGAGATGGTGCGGGTAATTTTCATGTTTGCTTCGGGAAGTCGAAGGACGGCTGCATCGAATGTGCGCTCCGTGGTCGCTTATTGGCCGTACGGAACCGGCAGGCCGCTTTTGATCACGTAGACCGTGGTCGGTGCGCCTTTCAGGTCGCCGTACTCGTCGAACGAATAGGTGCCGGCCACGCCCTTGTAGTTTTCCTTCGCCAGTTGGCCCATGAGTTTGGCTTTGTCGGTCGTCGTGCCCGCCTTCACCATCGCATCGGCCAGCATCTTCACGCCGTCGTAATAGCTGACGGCGTAGACCTGCGTATCGGTGTTGTACGCGGCCTTGTATTTCTGCAGGAACTCGCGACCCGCCGCCGTTTTGTCGAGCGAGATGCCGCCTTGCGCGCAATACACGATGGACGCGGCATCGCCCGCCACCTTGCCCATGTCGGCCGAGCAGATGCCGTCGCCGCCGAGCAGCTTCGCGCGCAGGCCGCGCTGACGCATCTGTTTAGCCATCGGTGCGCCCTGTGCGGCGTAGCCACCGAAGAAAATCACGTCCGGGTTCTTCGCCTTGATCGTCGTCAGAATGCCGAGGAAATCGGTTGCCGACGAACTGGTGAATTCCTGATCGACGATCTGGATGCCGTTCGCCTTGGCTTCCTTGATGAACTGCTCGGCGACGCCTTGACCGTACGCCGTGCGGTCGTCGATCACCGCGGCCGTTTTGGCTTTCAGCGTCTTCGCCGCGAATTGACCCATCGTGCCGCCGAGCTGCTCGTCGCTCGCGCCGATCCGGAAAATGTTCTTGAAGCCCTGCTTGGTCAGCGCCGGATTGGATGCGACCGGCAGCATCGGCACGCCGCCGGTGCTGTACACGCGCGACGCCGGAATCGCCACGCCCGAGTTATACGGCCCGACCACGGCGATCACGCCGCTGTCCACCAGCTTCTGCGCGACCTGCACGCCGACTTTCGGATCGGCCTGATCGTCCTGCGAATCGAGTTTGAAGGTGACTTTCTGACCCGCGACGCTCACGCCGGATTTATTCAGCTCGTCGATGGCGAGCCGCGCGCCGTTTTCGTTGTCTTTGCCATTGGGCGCCTGCGGGCCGGTGAGCGGCGCCGAGTGACCGATCGTGACGACGACCTGTGCATGGGCGGACAGGGTGAATCCGGTGGCCACCACGGCAGCCATGATTGTTGTGAGACGGCGCATACGAACTCCAGGTAGACCAGGAAGGAACCCGACCATTGGGGTCGGGCCGGTGCACGGCATGACTTCGGTAAAGCAGACCACTGACTACTGACACTTCACGACCCACGGACCCACGACTATCGACCGGCCAGGCCCTCGCGCGCGACGCGGCATGCAGCCAGATCCCACGCGGCGCAGCCGACGCTCTTGAAGAAAACCGGCGCATCGATTTCAAGCTCACCGGCGATGGCGTCGGCGAGCGCGGCAACGCTCTTCCAGTCGACGTTCGCCTGAATCAGGTCGCCCGCTTCATGCTTGGCGCCGACGGGGTCGTCCACGATCAGGAAGCTGCCGTCGATCGTCGTCTGAGCGACTTCGGCCGCGTCCGGCGTGAACGCGCCGACGCCGACCACCAGCCGTCCCGCGCGTGCAGGCTCCGAATAGACCGGTGATTTACTCGTCGTCAACGTGATGACGACCTCGACGCTGGCGGGAATCGCGTCGCTGTCCAGCACGGCGAGATTCGGCGCGGTGGGCTGCATCCGCTCGACAAATGCCGCCGCCGCTTCGCGCGACCGGCTTTTCACGTACAGACGCGCGTCGGGAAAAATCGCCGCCAGTGCTTCGGCGTGATTGGCCGCCTGTTTGCCGGTGCCGATCAGGAGCACTTCGCGCGGAGCCGAGCCGTGCAGCGTCTGGATGCCGAGCACGGTGACGGCGGCGGTGCGGCATCCGGTGACCGTCGGGCCGTCCAGAACGAAGAGCATTTCACCTGTGTGCGCATCGCACGCAACGACCTGACCGTGAATGGTCGGCAGCCCGATTTTTCCGTTCGACCGGCATACGTTGACGAGTTTGTGGATGGCGATATCCGCTGCGCTCGCGGGCATCGACAGCATGAGGCCGCCCTCCTGCAGCGGGATCACCATGCGCTCCGGGCTGACGATTTTTCCCGCGCCATACTCGACGATGGTTTGCCGCAAACCCGCCACGAGCGACGGATAGTCCAGCAGATCGGCGGTCGCCTGGGCGTCGAAATTCCGGGTGATAACGGCAGTCATTCGGCTCACTTATAAAAAGGACGCTCACGACGTCGAGCAGGCACAACTGGAAAGAATTACGGCCAATCTACGAGGATGGCCGTTTGCTGTTTCAGACCACTCATCTCAAATTCTGGGCAAAATCTAAGCCAAAAAAATTCGATAAACAAGCCATTTTCAAAAATGTCTGCGTTATTTGGTTTAAAAAAGAACCAGTTTTGCATGTTAAGCGTACCGATGCAGGCTACTATAGGACCAATTTTGTCGTTCCGGTTTCGTGACAAACCCTCGGTTGCGCGTCGTGACGACAGTCCGACTTTGGTATATTCAAGAACCACATCCGACCTGCAGAAAGCGAAAATGGCCTCCCCCCTCGGCGAATTCGAGAGCAACTTCCGTCCGTTGCAGATTTACGAGCAGGTCTCGGAGAAGATTCGCGCGGCAATCCGCGCCGGCGTATTTTTGCCGGATGCGCGTCTGCCGTCCGAACGGGAGCTGGCGGCGCGCTTCGGCGTCGGCAGACCGGCGGTGCGCGAAGCAATCGGCGCGCTGCAGAATGAAGGACTGGTCGTCACGCGGCGCAACTCGGGCACCTATGTCGCCGCCACGGCGGGGCAAATTCTCGCGTCCGCCGCGACGGCGAACGTGGCCGAATCGGATGCATTCGACTTCAGCCCGTCAGCCACGTTAGACGTTCGGCTGATCCTCGAACCGGCGATTGCGCGACGGGCGGCGGCGCATAAAAAACGCGACCGCCTCGCCGAGCACTACCTCGCGCAAATGGAAACGCTGACCGATGTCGCCGATGCCGAGCAGCGGGCGTTGTGGAATAACAGCGACCGGCTTTTTCATCGGCAGCTTGCGGTCATGACCGGCGACGCATTGCTCGCCAAGCTGGCTGAAGAGATTGCCGCGACGATGGACCAGTCGCTGTGGAAGCGACTCAAAGACGACGGCATTTACGACCCGACGCGAATCCGGCTGTATGTCGCGGAACATCGGCTGATCTACGAGGCGATCGTGACGGGCAATGCTGACGCGGCGGCGTTCTATGTGGAGCAGCACATCCACCGGGTGCAGCGGGATATCGCGCCGCAATAGGCGCGGGAACAGGCATAAGAGCGCGCACGGGAGCAGGCACGGCGAACGGTGTTCAAGCGCACCGAAGATGGCTCCCACGCGTGGCATCGTGTCGAAAAACCAGCGCCGGAGACCATCTTGTCACGCACGTTGTCACCCCTTTTCGACGCAATTGCGTGGACCCCGAGGCTCCTTTGGGTCTGGCTTCTGCTGTGCTTTATCCGCGATGAACAAACAGTCGCGCCGCGCCGCCCTGCCGATTACCGCGCCGGACGCGCCAACCCCGCTGCGCCGATCCGACCTGATCTGACCGCAGGCGAGCGCATAACACTGCAATAACGAATTTGGCGCACCCGGAGCAACCGCTTCCAGGTGCGCGTCACGCTTCGCCCGGTCTTAGTACGACAGCCCGTACCCGTACGGATATAACGGATGCGCAGTGTCGTGCGGCACGTCTTCGAGTTGCGCGGTGACTTCGGCCATCGACGACGGCAGTTCGAACGGCAGCTTGCCCTCGGGCTTGCCCTTGCCGGTCAGCACGTCGAACAGCGCGGTGTCGCTCGCACCGAAGTTGGCGAGAATGGCGGTTGCCTTGTCCTGCACGTTGGTCAGAATGGCCGGCCGGTCCATGTAGACAGAGACAATCGACTGCGGCGCCGCAGCCGCCTGCTTGATGGCCTCATAGTCCGCACTGCCGTCGACGAACGCGAGACTGCCTTCATGCTGCATCGAGCCGAACACATAGTTCGGATGCAGCGTTTCATAAGGCGTACTCACACGCAGAATCGCCACGTCCGCGTCCTGCGGTTGCGCGACCACCGTCAAACCGTACTGCTGCGCGACCGTCGGGTCGATGCCATACAGCCAGACCTTCTTACCCGTCGCCGCCAGCGGCAACACCTTGCCGTTGTTCTGCAGCAGCACCATCGAGCGACGCTGTGCATCGAGCGCCTGCGCCTTGAAATCCGCATTGCCGACGACCGCGTTGGCTGCGCTGGCATCGACATACGGATGATCGAACAGGCCTTGCTGGAATTTTTGCAGCAGCACGCGATAAGCCGAGTCGGCCAGCCGTGCTTCACTCAGCAAGCCCTGATTGACGGCCTGAACGAGAAACGAAGGATCGTCTTCGCCGCCGAACTGGTCGACGCCCGCCGTGACCGCTTTCACGAAACGTTGCAGACGCGTGGCGCTTTCCATGCCCCACGGCATGCCCAGTCCGACGAACGACGGCGTGCCGGACGACACGCCGTTCATGCAGTCGGCGTTGCAATCGGACGCGATCAGCCAGTCGGAGACGACCAGCCCCTTGAAGCCATACTTGCCGCGCAGCAGATCGGTGATCAGCGCCTTGTCGTACGCCGCGCCCACCTGTTCGAGCGAAATACCATCGATGGTCACCGGCGTATCCGACTCGGAGTAGGTCGGCATGACCGAGCCGACGTTCGCGGCGAACGCACCCTCGAATGGCTTGAGGTGATACGCGAAGTTATTGCCGGGATACGTGGCCCAGCGGCCGTAGTAGTTGTGGCTGTCGAAGCCCGACTTTTGTGCGCCGTAAGCGGCCCAATGCTTGACCACCGCGATCACGCTCGTGTCGTTGATGCCGGTACTGCCGCCCTGAAACCCTTCGATATAAGCCTGAACCTGCGCGCGGGCGACATCCGCGTCTTCACCGAACGTACCGTTGATGCGCGACCAGCGAGGTTCGGTCGCGAGATCCGCCTGCGGCGATAGTGCCTCGGTAATGCCGACCGCGCGATATTCCTGGCGCGCGATGTCGCCGAACTTGCGCGTCAGCGCCGCGTCGCCGATCGCCGCGAATCCGAGTGTCTCAGGCCATTGCGAAAATCCGCTGCTGCCCGCGCTCGCGCCCAGCACATACTGGAAATGATTGCGCGGATCGGAACTGATCGACACCGGAATGCCGAGCCGCGACTGTTCTGCGAGCGTCTGGATCTGGTTGTATTGCGACGCCATCGAGTTCGCGTCGCCGCTCATCCGCGTGATGTACGTGCTGATGTCGAGATCGTTGATCTGCTTCTTCAATGTATCGAGGTCGTAGGCCGTGCCGGTTCCCGCACCCGTCGTATCGTTGAGCACAGGCGCTGTGCCGTGCATCATCAAGCCCGCTTTTTCGGCCAGCGTGAGCCGGTTGGTCAGATCGCGCGCGCGAACCTCGGCGGACAGACGCCAGTCTTCGTAGGGATCGAGTTGACCATTGCGGTTCATGTCCTTGAACTTGAGATTGCCCTGCGAGATCACCGGCAACGTGGTGTATCCCAGGTCGCGCTGGGTGACCGTTTTCGAATTACTGTCGATGTCGCTGCCGCAGGCAAACAGGCCGACCGCCAACGCCGCGCTGGCCGCCGCGATGGCCGTGACCCGGCAGGCAGGCTGGGAAAAAAGGTGCATCTGTGTCTCCGGATTCGGTGGATTTTTAGAGTTTGGACAAGCGGGTATGACCTTATCCTTACCGTTCCCTACCGGTTTGACTCTCAGGAGCACGGTTTATCTTCGCGGAGCAGCCCGCATAAAAACGAAGATGAAAGCACGGGAAGGCAAAATGTAATGGCAATTCCTGGTAGCTTTGATTTTGCGGTGCGCAGCATGATCGGTGGATTCCGTACTGCCTTTGGGTCACATGCCGACATTCATGCCCGACATTCCGCTGCCGCGCGTCGGCCGACGCCTTCGCACCGTCTCGAATCGAATCGCCTGCGCCGCGCAGCAGGTCGCGCAATCGGCGGGGATGTCGCCGGATATTTTTGTGGCGCGCACCGGCATTGCGGCGCAGGACCTGGCTGACGCCGATGGCCGTATCGACGGCGCGCGGCATCGACGGCTGGTGGAATTGATGGTGTCGGTCGGGCCGGCCATCGAGCCGCTTCTGGATGACCGTTGCAGTCTCTTTCCCGATTTCCCCGTGCTCGGCAACTTGTGTCTGAACGCGCGCACCTTGCGTGAAGCGATCAATGCGTTCATCACGTTTCGCCCCATCATTGGCGAGTTCGATTTTCTTTTCTACAAGGAAACAGCGGACGCCGTGCAGTTCGAGTACATCGCGGAATTCGCGCCCGATAGCAGCTTCCAGGCAATCGCGAATTTCCGCGTGCTGGCCACGCTAATCCGCGCTTACGACATCGATCATCGAACGGTATTTCGGGTTGCGTTGTCGGGCAGCGAACCCGCCCGCTCCCGCTCGTTCGACGAGTTTTTCGGCGACTCCGTGCAGTACCGCGCGTCTGCGAACCGGATGCAGTTTGCGTCGGCCGCGCTTGAACGGCCTTTCCCGCAATACAACGCGGTGCTCGCGCCGTTTCTGCTGCAACAGACGCAGCAGCAGATGTTGCGCATCCAGCAGCACAGTCTGTTTTCCGCGAGCGTGGCCGCTCTGATCAAGGAAGTCATTGCCGAACAAACCGGCGACGCCTGCACGTCGTCTTCGTTGCTGGCGCAGATTTGCGCACGGCTGAACATATCGCGCTGGACCTTGCGGCGTCAGTTGCAGGCCGAAGGCGTTCATTTCAGCGAACTGGAAGCGCGAGTCAGACTGACGGAAGCGCGCAGGCTGCTGGCCGAAACGCGCCTGAGCGTCGCGCAGATCAGCGAGCAACTGGGCTTTTCATCGCAAAGCGCGTTCACGCGTTTTTTTCGCAGCCGGCACGAGACGCCCCCCGTCGCGTTCCGTCAATGGGCGCAGCGACAAAAGTCGCAGCAGGGTGCGTTGGTGTCCGGCTAGCGTCATGACCAGCGAAGCATTGCGCTGACGACGGCTTCGATGTTGACGCCGGTCAGCGGTTGCTGGTGCTCTCTGCCGCCGGCTGCTGCTCGCATACGATCGCCGTGAGCACCATGGGGATGACCGGATGCACGACGGCGGAACTTCCCGCGTCGGTGAGACGCCGCTTGACAGCATCTGCGGAACCCAGCACGACCACACCGTAGACCGGACCCGACGGTGTTTCATTGCCGCCCGCCTTGAACAGCGGATCGCCCGGCTGGTATCCGAACACAGCGTGAACGCGCAGACCGAACGCGGTCAGCGGGTTGTTTTTTGTGGGGCGAAACGCGTTGACCGAATTCGGTTCGACACGCATCGGCGTGACTTCGATCGATTGTGTTCCGACGAGATCGGCGACGAAATCGTGGGCGGTTTCCGCGCACGACAAATCGTGATCCAGCGTCTGGCTGAAGGCCGATGCTGGAACAATTGCAAGGAAAGCCAGTAACGCAACATTCAGACGCATGGCACAAATTTCCTTCAACGTCGCCCCAAAATTGGTCACCGGGTGACCGCCTGGTGATGTCTGGACCGCGCAGTGCTGACATTGCGCGTGGCCACAGGGTTTGAAGCATGTGTTGTACCAGGCTCTTGTGGCCCGGAGTTCATCTCCAACTCATCGTCGCCCTCGCAGCAGTGGCCAGCCCAGGCGGGTCGCGCTACGCAAGCTCCGCCCCCGCTTCCCGCTTGCCGCCGCGCAACTCGCGCACCCCTTTGCCCAGGCGCCGGCGCAATAACGTACGCAGCGTCGCGCCATCCACATAACCGACCTCGGCGGCGATTTTCTCGATATCGAGTCGGCTCGTACGCAACAGATGGACCGCGCGCTCGACCCGAAGATCCTGAAAATACGACAGCGGTGATTTTCCCAGCACGGCCTCGATGCGACGTTGCAACGTACGCGTGCTGGTCGCCAGCGAAGCGGCGGCGGCGTCGAGTGAAAAGCCCTCTGCCAGCCGCGCTCGCGCCCATCGCTCGAAACGTTCGACCAGCGGATCGGCGCGCGCCAGATGATCTGGAATCATATAAGCCGCTTGTGAAGGTCGTGAGTCCAGCAGCAGATAACGTGCGACCACCGCAGCGACGTCGGGGCTCGCCTGGTTCAGCAGCCACAGCGCGAGATCGAGATGCCCCAGCGCCGCGCCCGCCGTGCAGAAATCGCCGGACGGCACCACCATCCTCGAACTGTCCAGACGCACTTCAGGATAACGCTGCCGGAAAAGCGGGGCGAGCCACCAGGTCGTGGTGGCTTCCTGCCCGCTCAGCAAGCCCGACTCCGCCAGCACGAACGTGCCGATGCAGGCTGCGGCGACCTTTACACCGTCCGCGTGACTGTCGCGCAGCAGTGCCATGGCGTCGGCGACATCGCGCCTGGCCAGCGCCGGCAGCAACTGCTCGGGCATCTTGGTGCCGGGTGCGGGCACGACGATCCAGTCCGGCCGGTCCATCGTACTGGCGGACTTGACCGGCACACGCATGCCGAAACCGGTGCGCACGTCGCGCCTCATACCGATCACGCTGACGTCGAAATGCGGACCCACGCCGGGTTGCTGGCGGGCCGACAGATCGTTGGCGGTTTTGAACGCGTCGACCAGCGCGGCGAGGCCGGTATCGAACAGTCCATCGAGCGCGAGGATCGCAATCTTCATGGCGCAAATGACTCCAAAAATGTCATTTACGACAATAGTACGGATGCTGTCCGGTGTCTACAGTGGACCCCAATCCGGAGCGCGACAACGAACATTCCGGACCACTTCCCAACGACACACAACGATGTTTTTCTTCTGGAGCAAATCATGAAAGTGATGGCAATCGGCACCCTCAAACCCCTCAGCCCCGAACAGCAGCAGACCTATATGCCGTCGGAAGTCCCGGCGACGCTGCAGCTTTACCTCGAAGGAAAA
Coding sequences within it:
- a CDS encoding branched-chain amino acid ABC transporter substrate-binding protein produces the protein MRRLTTIMAAVVATGFTLSAHAQVVVTIGHSAPLTGPQAPNGKDNENGARLAIDELNKSGVSVAGQKVTFKLDSQDDQADPKVGVQVAQKLVDSGVIAVVGPYNSGVAIPASRVYSTGGVPMLPVASNPALTKQGFKNIFRIGASDEQLGGTMGQFAAKTLKAKTAAVIDDRTAYGQGVAEQFIKEAKANGIQIVDQEFTSSSATDFLGILTTIKAKNPDVIFFGGYAAQGAPMAKQMRQRGLRAKLLGGDGICSADMGKVAGDAASIVYCAQGGISLDKTAAGREFLQKYKAAYNTDTQVYAVSYYDGVKMLADAMVKAGTTTDKAKLMGQLAKENYKGVAGTYSFDEYGDLKGAPTTVYVIKSGLPVPYGQ
- the lhpI gene encoding bifunctional Delta(1)-pyrroline-2-carboxylate/Delta(1)-piperideine-2-carboxylate reductase, translating into MTAVITRNFDAQATADLLDYPSLVAGLRQTIVEYGAGKIVSPERMVIPLQEGGLMLSMPASAADIAIHKLVNVCRSNGKIGLPTIHGQVVACDAHTGEMLFVLDGPTVTGCRTAAVTVLGIQTLHGSAPREVLLIGTGKQAANHAEALAAIFPDARLYVKSRSREAAAAFVERMQPTAPNLAVLDSDAIPASVEVVITLTTSKSPVYSEPARAGRLVVGVGAFTPDAAEVAQTTIDGSFLIVDDPVGAKHEAGDLIQANVDWKSVAALADAIAGELEIDAPVFFKSVGCAAWDLAACRVAREGLAGR
- a CDS encoding GlxA family transcriptional regulator — translated: MKIAILALDGLFDTGLAALVDAFKTANDLSARQQPGVGPHFDVSVIGMRRDVRTGFGMRVPVKSASTMDRPDWIVVPAPGTKMPEQLLPALARRDVADAMALLRDSHADGVKVAAACIGTFVLAESGLLSGQEATTTWWLAPLFRQRYPEVRLDSSRMVVPSGDFCTAGAALGHLDLALWLLNQASPDVAAVVARYLLLDSRPSQAAYMIPDHLARADPLVERFERWARARLAEGFSLDAAAASLATSTRTLQRRIEAVLGKSPLSYFQDLRVERAVHLLRTSRLDIEKIAAEVGYVDGATLRTLLRRRLGKGVRELRGGKREAGAELA
- a CDS encoding glycoside hydrolase family 3 protein, with protein sequence MHLFSQPACRVTAIAAASAALAVGLFACGSDIDSNSKTVTQRDLGYTTLPVISQGNLKFKDMNRNGQLDPYEDWRLSAEVRARDLTNRLTLAEKAGLMMHGTAPVLNDTTGAGTGTAYDLDTLKKQINDLDISTYITRMSGDANSMASQYNQIQTLAEQSRLGIPVSISSDPRNHFQYVLGASAGSSGFSQWPETLGFAAIGDAALTRKFGDIARQEYRAVGITEALSPQADLATEPRWSRINGTFGEDADVARAQVQAYIEGFQGGSTGINDTSVIAVVKHWAAYGAQKSGFDSHNYYGRWATYPGNNFAYHLKPFEGAFAANVGSVMPTYSESDTPVTIDGISLEQVGAAYDKALITDLLRGKYGFKGLVVSDWLIASDCNADCMNGVSSGTPSFVGLGMPWGMESATRLQRFVKAVTAGVDQFGGEDDPSFLVQAVNQGLLSEARLADSAYRVLLQKFQQGLFDHPYVDASAANAVVGNADFKAQALDAQRRSMVLLQNNGKVLPLAATGKKVWLYGIDPTVAQQYGLTVVAQPQDADVAILRVSTPYETLHPNYVFGSMQHEGSLAFVDGSADYEAIKQAAAAPQSIVSVYMDRPAILTNVQDKATAILANFGASDTALFDVLTGKGKPEGKLPFELPSSMAEVTAQLEDVPHDTAHPLYPYGYGLSY
- a CDS encoding helix-turn-helix transcriptional regulator translates to MPDIPLPRVGRRLRTVSNRIACAAQQVAQSAGMSPDIFVARTGIAAQDLADADGRIDGARHRRLVELMVSVGPAIEPLLDDRCSLFPDFPVLGNLCLNARTLREAINAFITFRPIIGEFDFLFYKETADAVQFEYIAEFAPDSSFQAIANFRVLATLIRAYDIDHRTVFRVALSGSEPARSRSFDEFFGDSVQYRASANRMQFASAALERPFPQYNAVLAPFLLQQTQQQMLRIQQHSLFSASVAALIKEVIAEQTGDACTSSSLLAQICARLNISRWTLRRQLQAEGVHFSELEARVRLTEARRLLAETRLSVAQISEQLGFSSQSAFTRFFRSRHETPPVAFRQWAQRQKSQQGALVSG
- a CDS encoding FadR/GntR family transcriptional regulator, whose amino-acid sequence is MASPLGEFESNFRPLQIYEQVSEKIRAAIRAGVFLPDARLPSERELAARFGVGRPAVREAIGALQNEGLVVTRRNSGTYVAATAGQILASAATANVAESDAFDFSPSATLDVRLILEPAIARRAAAHKKRDRLAEHYLAQMETLTDVADAEQRALWNNSDRLFHRQLAVMTGDALLAKLAEEIAATMDQSLWKRLKDDGIYDPTRIRLYVAEHRLIYEAIVTGNADAAAFYVEQHIHRVQRDIAPQ
- the lhpH gene encoding trans-3-hydroxy-L-proline dehydratase translates to MKITRTISTVEVHTGGEAFRIVTSGLPRLPGDTIVKRRAWLRENADDIRRALMFEPRGHADMYGGYLTEPVSPNADFGIIFLHNEGYSDHCGHGVIALSTAAVELGWVQREVPETRIGIDAPCGFIEAFVQWDGEHAGNVRFVNVPSFIWKRDVTVDTPSFGKVTGDIAFGGAFYFYTDGEPHGLEVRESSVEELIRFGAEVKAAANLAFPVEHPHIPEINHIYGTIIANAPRHAGSTQANCCVFADREVDRSPTGSGTGGRVAQLYLRGELGKDETLVNESIIGTVFKGRVLSETTVGEFKAVIPEVEGNAFVCGFANWIIDSRDPLTYGFLVR